The proteins below are encoded in one region of Nitrososphaerales archaeon:
- a CDS encoding helix-turn-helix transcriptional regulator, with amino-acid sequence MSNLSKSEQLDREILDSCKVVHAAWNELTRTWTLPTIHALGLKEPARFNELKRRIEGISATSLAERLTQMEKIGVVQRKIYPDKPPRVEYSLTVKGHELHKILGGLADWSKRWAGKEPNSREFLVSK; translated from the coding sequence ATGTCTAACCTGAGCAAGTCAGAGCAGCTTGACCGGGAGATTCTGGACTCCTGCAAGGTCGTCCACGCTGCATGGAACGAGCTAACGAGGACATGGACCCTACCCACAATTCACGCGCTTGGGCTCAAGGAACCAGCCAGGTTCAACGAGCTGAAGCGGAGGATTGAGGGAATTAGCGCGACGTCCTTGGCCGAGAGGCTCACGCAGATGGAGAAGATTGGTGTGGTCCAGAGGAAGATCTACCCAGACAAACCCCCTCGAGTGGAGTACTCCCTGACTGTAAAGGGGCACGAGCTCCACAAGATACTCGGAGGCCTCGCCGACTGGTCCAAGCGTTGGGCCGGAAAGGAACCCAACAGCAGGGAGTTCCTGGTCTCGAAGTAG
- a CDS encoding SET domain-containing protein-lysine N-methyltransferase gives MTRGMAPLVVRKVGERGLGVVAQAEIGAGEAVVRYGGKPRWIWEIPKWCWAHSFQVDYDRYVVPRVGSAGWCINHSCDPNCSVSGEREIVAIRGISKGEELTFDYSTNVGWDGFAMECRCGEKNCRKMIRSYASLAPDLKRKYRGHVSPFLLRQPKRQRPTLF, from the coding sequence ATGACGAGGGGTATGGCGCCACTGGTTGTGAGGAAGGTCGGAGAGAGGGGACTGGGAGTTGTTGCACAGGCTGAAATCGGCGCTGGGGAGGCCGTAGTCAGGTACGGAGGGAAGCCGAGGTGGATATGGGAGATTCCAAAGTGGTGCTGGGCGCACAGCTTTCAGGTCGACTACGACAGGTACGTCGTGCCTAGGGTCGGCTCCGCTGGATGGTGCATTAACCACTCCTGCGACCCCAACTGCTCAGTCAGTGGGGAGAGGGAAATCGTGGCCATCAGAGGCATCAGCAAAGGCGAGGAGCTGACGTTCGACTACTCCACCAACGTCGGCTGGGATGGGTTCGCGATGGAGTGCAGATGTGGCGAGAAGAACTGCAGGAAGATGATCAGGAGCTACGCAAGCCTCGCACCCGACCTGAAGAGGAAGTACCGGGGTCACGTTTCGCCCTTCCTCCTCAGGCAGCCGAAGAGGCAGAGGCCAACCCTCTTCTAG
- a CDS encoding RDD family protein, with amino-acid sequence MAYCAKCGKELPEGSAFCPSCGAPAAQAGAAPQAPVSGFDTLVKESRAQGHWFRRLVAFVIDAIIVNIAVGIVAFLLAIPFLLIGGIAMVGSLFAGVFSVVSGIALVLYFAIAEVATGASIGKHIMGLRVRTTSGGAPNFAETLVRNISKVYWVLLLLDVVVGLATSKGFTQKFSDKFIGTDVVSV; translated from the coding sequence GTGGCCTACTGCGCGAAGTGCGGCAAAGAGCTTCCGGAGGGCTCGGCTTTCTGTCCCAGCTGCGGCGCGCCTGCGGCGCAGGCTGGCGCGGCGCCCCAGGCACCAGTTAGCGGATTCGACACGCTTGTCAAGGAGAGTCGGGCTCAGGGGCACTGGTTCAGGAGGCTTGTGGCGTTCGTGATAGACGCGATAATAGTGAACATCGCGGTGGGAATCGTTGCGTTCCTCTTGGCCATCCCTTTCCTCCTCATCGGAGGAATAGCCATGGTTGGGTCGCTCTTCGCCGGGGTTTTCTCAGTCGTCTCCGGGATTGCCCTCGTCCTCTACTTCGCCATCGCGGAGGTTGCGACGGGAGCTTCCATCGGGAAGCACATCATGGGTCTGAGGGTCAGGACCACGTCCGGGGGAGCGCCTAACTTCGCAGAGACATTGGTGAGGAACATAAGCAAGGTCTATTGGGTCCTGCTCCTGCTCGACGTAGTGGTCGGGCTTGCGACCTCGAAGGGTTTCACCCAGAAGTTCAGCGACAAGTTCATCGGCACCGACGTCGTCTCCGTTTAG
- a CDS encoding ABC transporter permease, whose product MSARRTLADLSVFGKGYIRSRIGAFFSLIFPVILILLFGAIFSGGSSGPTTVYVQNQDGGAVSTQLVSALNGSVVAHNSTWPIKLISVPPGQNFTSFLLAHSASDGIVIPAGFTGSVLSGKHSNLTLYGNPASTTSAIVSGVVNGVANAFNLQAVHGVPILGVHTLTAASQSYKYIDFLIPGLIGFSVLTSPMFALVNISSEYKRDKVFKLLSLTPLTKTEWLLSKIVWYILLTVISFVLMSVTGIFLFGAHISFTWGIIPFLLLGPFLFVSLGMLVGTVSNSPESAAVVGNLITFPMMFLSGTFFPVSMMPAYLQSVAHILPLFYLIDGLNDVMTYGNYPPAYVDMGILIVLSLVIFGLAVRFFKWRED is encoded by the coding sequence GTGAGCGCGCGAAGGACACTCGCTGACCTGAGCGTTTTCGGCAAGGGCTACATCAGGAGCAGAATCGGCGCCTTCTTCTCGCTCATTTTTCCGGTCATATTGATACTGCTCTTCGGCGCGATATTCTCTGGCGGCAGCTCAGGACCAACCACAGTCTACGTCCAGAATCAGGATGGAGGTGCAGTCAGCACCCAGCTGGTTTCAGCTTTGAACGGATCCGTAGTCGCACACAACAGCACTTGGCCGATCAAGCTGATCAGCGTGCCGCCAGGCCAGAACTTCACGAGCTTCCTTCTGGCGCATTCTGCCTCAGACGGCATAGTGATACCCGCCGGATTCACAGGTTCGGTGCTCTCAGGGAAACATTCGAACCTAACCCTATACGGGAACCCGGCCTCAACGACGAGCGCGATTGTATCGGGCGTCGTGAACGGCGTTGCCAACGCATTCAACCTGCAGGCTGTGCACGGGGTCCCGATCCTCGGAGTACACACTCTTACCGCCGCTTCTCAGTCCTACAAGTACATCGACTTCCTCATCCCCGGACTCATCGGATTCTCCGTGCTTACCAGCCCGATGTTCGCACTTGTCAATATCAGCTCCGAATACAAGCGCGACAAGGTCTTCAAGCTCCTTTCGCTCACGCCGTTGACCAAGACCGAATGGCTCCTTTCGAAGATCGTATGGTACATTCTCCTGACGGTGATCTCCTTCGTGCTGATGTCGGTTACTGGAATTTTCCTATTCGGGGCACACATTAGCTTCACATGGGGCATAATCCCGTTTCTGTTGCTGGGCCCTTTCCTCTTCGTCTCACTCGGGATGCTGGTCGGTACCGTCTCCAACAGCCCCGAATCAGCCGCGGTTGTTGGCAATCTCATCACCTTCCCGATGATGTTCCTTTCGGGGACTTTCTTCCCTGTCTCCATGATGCCCGCGTACCTCCAGAGCGTGGCACACATCCTGCCGCTCTTCTATCTCATCGACGGATTGAACGACGTGATGACCTATGGGAACTACCCGCCCGCCTACGTGGACATGGGAATACTCATCGTCCTTTCGCTGGTCATCTTCGGCTTGGCTGTCAGGTTCTTCAAGTGGCGCGAAGACTAG